One stretch of Pseudomonas azotoformans DNA includes these proteins:
- a CDS encoding MerR family transcriptional regulator, giving the protein MNIGELAKQSGLAASRIRFYESQGLISQVGRQANGYRRYAPEALQTLQLIQSAQQAGFTLQELKALMPAPGEHKREELIEALERKVMQIEEMQAQLAHSKAQLRGVLEAVRAQPEGVPCSMGQKQVLASIKTDLQSK; this is encoded by the coding sequence ATGAATATTGGCGAACTGGCAAAACAGAGTGGGCTGGCGGCGTCGCGTATCCGGTTCTATGAGTCGCAAGGCCTGATCAGTCAGGTCGGGCGCCAGGCCAACGGTTATCGACGCTATGCACCGGAAGCACTGCAGACCCTGCAACTGATCCAGAGCGCGCAGCAGGCCGGGTTCACCTTGCAGGAGCTCAAGGCGTTGATGCCCGCGCCAGGGGAGCACAAGCGTGAGGAGCTGATCGAAGCACTGGAACGCAAGGTGATGCAGATCGAAGAAATGCAGGCGCAACTGGCCCACAGCAAGGCGCAACTACGGGGTGTGCTCGAGGCAGTGCGTGCGCAGCCGGAAGGGGTGCCGTGTTCGATGGGGCAGAAGCAGGTGCTGGCGTCGATCAAGACCGATCTACAGAGCAAGTAG
- a CDS encoding LysR family transcriptional regulator — protein sequence MFDSVLLKTFVCVVDEGGFSRAAERLHLTQSAVSGHLRRLEEQVGKPLLTRTTRSQQLTPDGERLMAYARGILALNRNAWAELTRSAFQGNLRVGVSEEFADARLLRELQEVAAQYPGLQITVQVGIPGSLLVLMKQGELDVVVGSLCESSEPGLALWQEPLVWAWSAQPMTTLPAPLPLALFPEPCPYREAALSRLAQAGIAQRTAMLCTSYAALHAAALAGFAIAPIARSQLVPGLTVLGAEHGLPTLPDAEFRLFSTPDADPRLVEVITQVVVRYGASLR from the coding sequence ATGTTCGATAGCGTATTGCTTAAAACCTTCGTCTGCGTCGTGGACGAGGGCGGCTTCAGTCGCGCCGCCGAGCGTTTACACCTCACGCAATCAGCGGTCAGCGGGCACTTGCGGCGCCTGGAGGAACAAGTGGGCAAGCCATTGCTCACGCGCACCACGCGTTCTCAACAGCTGACACCAGACGGCGAACGCTTGATGGCGTATGCGCGGGGTATCCTGGCGCTGAATCGCAATGCCTGGGCCGAGCTGACGCGCTCGGCGTTCCAGGGAAACCTGCGCGTAGGCGTGTCGGAAGAGTTTGCGGATGCACGCCTGTTGCGTGAGTTGCAGGAGGTCGCTGCGCAATACCCCGGTCTGCAAATCACCGTGCAAGTTGGCATTCCCGGTTCGCTACTGGTGTTGATGAAGCAGGGCGAGTTGGATGTGGTGGTGGGGTCGTTGTGTGAATCCAGCGAGCCCGGCCTGGCGTTGTGGCAGGAACCGCTGGTGTGGGCCTGGTCCGCGCAGCCGATGACGACATTGCCTGCGCCCTTGCCCCTGGCGTTGTTTCCCGAACCATGCCCTTACCGCGAGGCGGCGCTGTCACGCCTGGCCCAGGCCGGCATCGCCCAGCGCACCGCCATGCTCTGTACGAGCTACGCCGCGCTGCATGCCGCTGCATTGGCCGGGTTTGCCATCGCCCCCATCGCCCGTAGCCAACTGGTGCCGGGCTTGACGGTGCTCGGCGCCGAACACGGGTTACCCACGCTGCCCGATGCCGAATTCCGCCTGTTCAGTACGCCGGACGCCGACCCTCGCCTGGTCGAGGTGATCACCCAGGTGGTGGTCCGCTACGGCGCTTCCTTGCGCTAG
- a CDS encoding NADH:flavin oxidoreductase/NADH oxidase family protein, whose protein sequence is MSPFEALQLPNSQVLSNRIAKAAMEENMADARQAPSPELKQLYAAWADGEPGLLISGNVMVDRRAMTGPGGVALEDEQQLQRFREWADVARRKNVHFWLQLSHPGRQTPANLRQQAVAPSAVALDLGGFSKMFATPKAMTEADIQDVIQRFATSARLAEKAGFTGVQIHGAHGYLLSQFLSPLSNQRTDRWGGSLENRARLLLDVIRAVRACVSPSFCVSVKLNSADFQRGGFEEADARAVVEMLNPLSIDLLELSGGSYEAPAMQGEARDGRTLAREAYFLEFASEVAAIAQMPVMVTGGIRRLPIVQQVLDSGIAMAGIATALTLEPQLIQHWREGRDPNPQLKPIDWKRKPLASLAILAVVRYQMRRLSRGHLPKANVAPCMALVRDQWFLARRTRQYRAAMTQSSH, encoded by the coding sequence ATGTCACCCTTTGAAGCCCTGCAACTGCCCAATAGCCAAGTCCTTTCCAACCGTATCGCCAAGGCGGCGATGGAAGAGAACATGGCGGATGCCCGCCAAGCGCCCTCCCCTGAGTTGAAACAGCTCTACGCGGCCTGGGCCGACGGCGAGCCGGGCCTGTTGATCAGCGGCAACGTGATGGTCGACCGCCGTGCCATGACCGGCCCCGGCGGCGTCGCCCTTGAAGACGAGCAACAACTGCAGCGCTTTCGCGAATGGGCAGACGTGGCGCGGCGCAAGAACGTGCACTTCTGGTTGCAACTCAGCCACCCAGGACGCCAGACACCCGCCAATCTGCGCCAGCAGGCCGTTGCACCGTCCGCCGTGGCGCTCGACCTGGGCGGTTTCTCAAAGATGTTTGCCACCCCCAAGGCCATGACCGAGGCCGACATCCAGGACGTGATCCAGCGCTTCGCCACCAGCGCACGCCTGGCCGAAAAAGCCGGCTTCACCGGCGTGCAGATCCACGGTGCGCATGGCTACTTGCTTAGCCAGTTCCTGTCGCCATTGAGCAACCAACGTACGGATCGCTGGGGCGGTTCACTGGAGAACCGTGCACGCCTGCTACTGGACGTGATCCGTGCGGTGCGTGCCTGTGTCAGCCCGTCGTTTTGTGTGTCGGTCAAACTCAACTCCGCTGATTTCCAGCGTGGTGGGTTCGAAGAAGCGGATGCACGCGCCGTGGTCGAGATGCTCAACCCGCTGTCCATCGACCTGCTGGAATTGTCCGGCGGCAGCTATGAAGCACCGGCCATGCAAGGCGAAGCGCGGGACGGCCGGACCCTGGCCCGTGAGGCGTATTTTCTTGAATTCGCCAGCGAAGTCGCGGCCATTGCCCAGATGCCAGTAATGGTCACCGGCGGCATCCGTCGCCTGCCCATCGTGCAACAAGTGCTTGACAGCGGCATCGCCATGGCCGGCATCGCCACCGCCCTGACGCTGGAGCCGCAACTGATCCAGCACTGGCGCGAAGGCCGCGACCCCAACCCGCAACTCAAACCCATCGACTGGAAACGCAAGCCCCTGGCATCCCTGGCCATTCTCGCCGTGGTGCGCTACCAGATGCGCCGCCTCAGCCGCGGCCATTTGCCCAAGGCCAACGTCGCGCCCTGCATGGCGCTGGTGCGTGACCAATGGTTTCTGGCCCGGCGCACCCGACAATACCGTGCGGCCATGACGCAATCTTCACATTAA
- the poxB gene encoding ubiquinone-dependent pyruvate dehydrogenase, with translation MAKINLAQQLATTLEQAGIKRIWGLTGDSLNGLTDALRTMDSIEWMHVRHEEVAAFAAGAEAAATGELTVCAGSCGPGNLHLINGLFDCHRNHVPVLAIAAQIPSSEIGLNYFQETHPQELFKECSHFIELVTNPEQMPQVLHRAMRSAILNRGVAVVVIPGDVSLLEVEDKLKPWPALHAPRTLPAEQDLQRLTDILESSRKVTLLCGSGCAGAHDQVVALADALGAPVVHALRGKEHVEWDNPFDVGMTGLIGFSSGYHAMLDCDTLIMLGTDFPYRQFYPTDAKIIQVDRNPQALGRRATLDLGIAADVSETIVALLPRLNRKTDRSFLDTSLKHYEKARQGLDDLAQPSKANRPIHPQYVARLLSELADDDAIFTADVGSPTVWAARYLKMNGKRRLIGSFNHGSMANAMPQAIGAQAAFPGRQVISMSGDGGFAMLMGDFISLAQLNLPVKVIVFDNSSLGFVAMEMKAAGYLDAGTELKNPDFAAMSNAMGILGIRVEQSEDLEPALRRALAHDGPVLVDVVTATQELVMPPTIKLEQAKGFSLYMLKAVMSGRGDEVIELARTNWLR, from the coding sequence ATGGCGAAAATCAACCTGGCCCAGCAACTGGCGACCACCCTTGAACAGGCGGGCATCAAGCGCATCTGGGGCCTGACCGGCGACAGCCTCAACGGTCTCACCGACGCGCTGCGCACCATGGACAGCATCGAATGGATGCACGTGCGTCACGAGGAAGTGGCGGCCTTTGCTGCCGGTGCCGAAGCGGCGGCTACTGGCGAGCTGACGGTGTGCGCCGGCAGTTGCGGGCCGGGCAACCTGCATTTGATCAACGGGCTGTTCGATTGCCATCGCAACCATGTGCCAGTGCTGGCGATTGCCGCACAAATTCCATCCTCAGAGATTGGCCTGAACTACTTCCAGGAAACCCATCCGCAAGAACTGTTCAAGGAGTGCAGCCACTTTATCGAACTGGTCACCAACCCCGAGCAGATGCCCCAGGTGCTGCATCGCGCCATGCGCTCAGCGATCCTCAATCGCGGCGTGGCGGTGGTGGTAATACCGGGCGATGTATCGCTGCTGGAGGTCGAGGACAAACTCAAGCCGTGGCCCGCCCTGCATGCACCGCGTACGCTGCCGGCGGAACAGGACCTGCAACGCCTCACCGATATCCTGGAAAGCAGCCGCAAGGTTACCCTGCTGTGCGGCAGCGGGTGCGCCGGTGCCCATGATCAAGTGGTCGCCCTCGCCGACGCACTGGGCGCTCCCGTGGTGCACGCCCTGCGTGGCAAGGAGCATGTGGAGTGGGATAACCCGTTCGATGTGGGCATGACCGGCCTGATCGGTTTCAGCTCCGGCTACCACGCCATGCTCGACTGCGACACGCTGATCATGCTCGGCACTGATTTCCCTTACCGTCAGTTCTACCCCACCGACGCCAAGATCATCCAGGTCGACCGCAACCCGCAGGCGCTCGGTCGCCGTGCCACGCTGGACCTGGGCATCGCCGCCGACGTCAGCGAAACCATCGTTGCGCTGCTGCCACGCTTGAACCGCAAGACTGATCGCAGCTTTCTCGACACGTCCCTTAAGCATTATGAAAAAGCCCGCCAAGGGCTGGATGACTTGGCTCAACCGTCGAAAGCCAATCGGCCGATTCACCCACAGTACGTGGCGCGCCTGCTCAGTGAGTTGGCGGATGACGATGCGATCTTCACCGCGGACGTCGGTTCACCCACCGTGTGGGCAGCGCGCTATTTGAAGATGAACGGCAAGCGCCGCCTGATCGGTTCGTTCAACCATGGCTCGATGGCCAATGCCATGCCCCAGGCCATCGGCGCGCAGGCTGCGTTCCCAGGTCGCCAGGTGATCTCGATGTCGGGTGACGGTGGTTTCGCCATGCTGATGGGCGACTTCATCTCGCTGGCGCAACTGAACCTGCCAGTCAAAGTCATCGTGTTCGATAACTCGTCCCTGGGCTTTGTCGCCATGGAAATGAAGGCAGCGGGCTACCTGGACGCCGGCACCGAGCTGAAAAACCCGGACTTCGCCGCCATGTCCAACGCCATGGGCATCCTCGGCATCCGCGTGGAGCAATCCGAGGACCTGGAACCGGCTCTGCGCCGCGCCCTGGCCCATGACGGCCCGGTGCTGGTGGATGTGGTCACCGCCACTCAGGAACTGGTGATGCCGCCGACCATCAAGCTGGAACAGGCCAAGGGCTTCAGCCTGTACATGCTCAAGGCGGTGATGAGCGGCCGCGGTGATGAAGTCATCGAACTGGCCCGCACCAACTGGCTGCGCTGA
- a CDS encoding LysR substrate-binding domain-containing protein — translation MRLRHIEVIQAILQTGHLGAAAEWLQLSVGEVDAALKDAEQQLGFMLFASVRGRLQATRETLELQAEIAHVYEALEPVQRLASRLKNHHAPTLRALCTPPLANQLLPQSIAVLRRRFQDTPCNLSSQPTREIVRSLLLHEADVGLSLHDPEHPQVQCTVLAQGKLQLLAPHGWLKPKQKYIALQDLAGQSMIGLEGQDPLSRLLDAKLQALRPLPVVQTRVQTYQMMRSMVEAGEGLAVVDPFTAFGAREAGLDACPVSPPIMVSLYALTLKDGPTSPALNALLEIVTQKAEGLLAG, via the coding sequence ATGCGTTTACGTCATATCGAAGTGATTCAGGCCATCTTGCAGACCGGACACCTCGGCGCGGCCGCCGAATGGTTGCAACTTTCCGTGGGCGAGGTGGACGCGGCGCTCAAGGACGCCGAGCAGCAATTGGGCTTCATGCTGTTCGCCAGCGTACGCGGGCGCTTGCAGGCCACCCGGGAAACCCTGGAACTGCAGGCGGAAATTGCCCATGTGTATGAGGCCCTGGAGCCGGTGCAACGCCTGGCCAGCCGCCTGAAAAACCATCACGCCCCTACCCTGCGCGCGCTCTGCACACCGCCCCTGGCCAATCAGCTGTTGCCGCAGAGCATTGCGGTGTTGCGCCGCCGCTTCCAGGACACGCCCTGCAACCTGTCGAGCCAACCCACCCGCGAGATCGTCAGGAGCCTGCTGCTGCACGAAGCCGATGTGGGCTTGAGCCTGCATGACCCGGAACACCCGCAGGTCCAGTGCACCGTACTCGCCCAGGGCAAGCTGCAACTGCTGGCGCCCCATGGCTGGCTGAAACCAAAGCAGAAGTACATTGCGCTGCAGGACCTCGCCGGGCAGTCGATGATCGGCCTGGAGGGCCAGGACCCGCTCAGCCGCCTGCTGGACGCCAAGCTGCAAGCCTTGCGCCCGCTGCCGGTGGTGCAGACGCGGGTGCAGACCTACCAAATGATGCGCAGCATGGTGGAAGCAGGCGAAGGTCTGGCAGTGGTCGACCCGTTCACCGCGTTCGGCGCACGCGAGGCCGGGCTGGATGCGTGCCCGGTGTCGCCGCCGATCATGGTCAGCCTGTATGCGCTGACGCTCAAGGATGGCCCGACCTCCCCGGCACTGAATGCGCTGCTGGAGATCGTGACGCAGAAGGCCGAGGGTTTGCTGGCGGGTTAA
- a CDS encoding DUF934 domain-containing protein, with translation MQRIIKNNEVLDETWHLLPKDASFDGISNCDDLIVPLALWREHGHALKARDGGLGVWLDADEEAEEIGDDVEHFQVIALNFPAFTDGRNYSNARLLRDRYGYKGELRAIGDVLRDQLFYLRRCGFDAFALRADKDPYEALESLKDFSVTYQAATDEPLPLFRRR, from the coding sequence ATGCAGCGAATCATTAAGAACAACGAAGTCCTCGACGAAACCTGGCACCTGCTGCCCAAGGACGCGAGCTTCGACGGCATCTCCAACTGCGACGACCTGATCGTGCCGTTGGCCCTGTGGCGCGAACACGGCCATGCCCTCAAGGCCCGCGACGGCGGCCTGGGCGTGTGGCTGGACGCCGATGAAGAAGCCGAGGAAATCGGTGATGACGTGGAGCACTTCCAGGTCATCGCCCTGAACTTCCCGGCCTTCACCGACGGTCGCAACTACTCCAACGCGCGCCTGCTGCGTGACCGCTACGGTTACAAGGGTGAGTTGCGTGCGATTGGCGACGTGCTGCGCGACCAGCTGTTCTACCTGCGCCGCTGCGGGTTCGATGCCTTCGCCCTGCGCGCCGACAAAGACCCGTACGAAGCACTGGAAAGCCTCAAGGACTTCTCGGTGACGTACCAGGCGGCAACGGATGAGCCGCTGCCGTTGTTCCGCCGGCGCTGA
- a CDS encoding FMN-dependent NADH-azoreductase produces the protein MTTLLHIECSPRKQRSASLEIARQFIARYQQNAPDTQVNTLDLWALELPEFDGPVMDAKYAGLSGTPLTEEQAIAWSALKTLAAQLHQADVLVFSVPLWNFAVPYKLKHFIDVVSQKDVLFEFSPEHGLRGLLRNKTAVNVYARGMDFSAPDAQAMDFQKPYMDAWLGFIGVKDVHSLYVEKTILGPKVDQASRLNSTALALLLADQLA, from the coding sequence ATGACTACGCTCTTGCACATCGAATGCTCACCGCGCAAACAACGCTCCGCATCATTGGAAATCGCTCGGCAGTTTATTGCCCGCTATCAACAAAACGCGCCGGACACTCAAGTGAATACGCTGGACCTGTGGGCACTGGAGCTGCCCGAATTCGACGGCCCGGTGATGGACGCCAAGTACGCCGGGCTCAGCGGTACGCCGTTGACTGAGGAACAAGCCATCGCCTGGTCCGCACTTAAAACACTTGCCGCCCAGCTGCATCAGGCTGACGTGCTGGTGTTCTCGGTGCCGCTGTGGAATTTCGCGGTGCCTTACAAGCTCAAGCACTTTATCGATGTGGTGTCGCAGAAAGATGTGTTGTTCGAGTTCAGCCCGGAGCATGGCCTGCGCGGGTTATTGCGCAACAAGACAGCGGTGAATGTGTACGCGCGGGGTATGGATTTTTCGGCGCCGGACGCCCAGGCGATGGATTTCCAGAAGCCCTATATGGACGCCTGGCTGGGCTTTATCGGGGTGAAGGACGTGCATTCGTTGTACGTGGAAAAGACCATCCTGGGGCCGAAGGTCGATCAGGCATCGCGCCTGAACAGCACGGCGCTCGCTCTGTTGTTGGCAGATCAGCTGGCCTGA
- a CDS encoding GNAT family N-acetyltransferase, with protein sequence MQAVMNPKYPGLSVRVADEGFDAYVWGNDFSFEVSAYGEPQMGRRVDQWPVERILPYRKCYGIDPEEFASFRDAPDSAIFMAYLDDRAVGHIVVSTNWNGFAHVDELAVALPARRHGVAKALLDVAQFWSRKKSLPGMMLETQNNNLGACRLYERCGYVMGGIDHLRYRGIDPQTREVAIFWYRLFKSEADNA encoded by the coding sequence ATGCAAGCTGTAATGAACCCGAAGTATCCGGGGCTCAGTGTACGGGTCGCCGACGAGGGCTTTGATGCCTACGTGTGGGGTAATGACTTCAGCTTTGAAGTCAGCGCCTACGGTGAGCCGCAAATGGGCAGGCGGGTCGACCAGTGGCCCGTGGAGCGTATCTTGCCGTACCGCAAGTGCTACGGCATTGACCCTGAGGAGTTCGCCAGTTTCCGTGACGCGCCCGACAGTGCGATCTTCATGGCTTACCTGGACGACCGTGCGGTGGGGCACATCGTGGTCAGCACCAATTGGAACGGCTTTGCCCATGTCGACGAGTTGGCGGTGGCCCTGCCTGCGCGACGCCATGGGGTGGCCAAGGCACTGCTGGATGTGGCGCAGTTCTGGAGCCGCAAGAAAAGCCTGCCCGGCATGATGCTCGAAACCCAGAACAACAACCTCGGTGCCTGCCGTTTGTATGAGCGTTGCGGTTATGTGATGGGCGGCATCGACCACCTGCGCTATCGCGGTATCGACCCGCAGACCCGCGAAGTGGCGATATTCTGGTATCGGTTGTTCAAGAGCGAAGCCGACAACGCTTAA
- a CDS encoding NADPH-dependent FMN reductase, producing MSKVYTVAVVVGSLRKDSINRKVALALAELAPANLKLNIVEIGDLPLYNEDIDAASPPAAYSTFRKQVSSSDAVLFVTPEYNRSVPAPLKNAIDVGSRPYGQSAWSGKPGAIISVSPGAIGGFGANHHLRQSLVFLDVPCMQQPEAYLGGAGSAFDEAGKVSEKTKPFLQAFIDAYGKWVAKQHG from the coding sequence ATGAGCAAGGTCTACACCGTCGCCGTCGTGGTCGGCAGCTTGAGAAAAGACTCGATCAACCGCAAGGTTGCGCTCGCATTGGCCGAACTGGCCCCTGCCAACCTGAAGTTGAACATTGTGGAAATTGGCGATTTGCCGCTCTACAACGAAGACATCGACGCTGCATCACCGCCGGCAGCCTACAGTACTTTCCGCAAACAGGTGAGCTCATCCGACGCGGTGTTGTTCGTGACCCCGGAATACAATCGCTCCGTCCCGGCCCCGTTGAAGAATGCCATCGACGTCGGTTCCCGGCCATACGGGCAGAGCGCCTGGAGTGGCAAGCCGGGCGCGATCATCAGCGTGTCGCCGGGTGCGATTGGCGGGTTCGGCGCCAATCATCATCTGCGCCAGTCCCTGGTGTTCCTCGATGTGCCCTGCATGCAGCAGCCGGAGGCCTACCTGGGCGGCGCAGGCAGTGCGTTCGATGAAGCGGGCAAGGTGTCCGAGAAGACCAAGCCGTTCCTGCAGGCCTTCATTGACGCCTATGGCAAGTGGGTGGCCAAACAGCACGGTTGA
- a CDS encoding Orn/Lys/Arg family decarboxylase — translation MYKDLKFPVLIVHRDIKADTVAGDRVRGIARELEQEGFSIFSAVDYAEGRLVASTHHGLACMLIAAEGAGENTHLLQNMVELIRLARLRAPNLPIFALGEQVTLENAPADAMSELNQLRGILYLFEDTVPFLARQVARAARTYLDGLLPPFFKALVQHTADSNYSWHTPGHGGGVAYRKSPVGQAFHQFFGENTLRSDLSVSVPELGSLLDHTGPLAEAEARAARNFGADHTFFVINGTSTANKIVWHSMVGRDDLVLVDRNCHKSVLHSIIMTGAIPLYLCPERNELGIIGPIPLSEFSPESIRAKIDASPLTRGRPPNVKMAVVTNSTYDGLCYNAELIKQQLGNSVEVLHFDEAWYAYAAFHEFFAGRYGMGTSRTPDSPLVFTTHSTHKLLAAFSQASMIHVQDGGARQLDRDRFNEAFMMHISTSPQYSIIASLDVASAMMEGPAGRSLLQEMFDEALSFRRALANLRQHIAAEDWWFSIWQPPSVAGIDKVVTADWLLHPQDDWHGFGDVAEDYVLLDPIKVTLVMPGLNAGGALSDCGIPAAVVSKFLWERGLVVEKTGLYSFLVLFSMGITKGKWSTLLTELLEFKRSYDANISLASCLPSVFAQGPTRYQGLGLRDLCDQLHGCYRSNATAKHLKRMYTVLPEIAMKPADAYDQLVRGEVEAVSIDALPGRIAAVMLVPYPPGIPLIMPGERFTESTRSIIDYLAFARTFDSSFPGFVADVHGLQHEDDGSGRCYTVDCIKG, via the coding sequence ATGTACAAAGACCTGAAGTTCCCCGTCCTGATCGTGCACCGCGACATCAAGGCCGACACCGTTGCTGGTGACCGGGTCCGAGGCATCGCCCGGGAGTTGGAGCAAGAGGGCTTCAGTATTTTCTCTGCAGTGGACTACGCCGAAGGACGACTGGTGGCGTCGACCCATCATGGCCTGGCGTGCATGTTGATCGCCGCCGAAGGCGCTGGCGAAAACACCCACCTGCTGCAGAACATGGTCGAGCTGATCCGCCTGGCGCGGCTGCGGGCGCCTAACCTGCCGATCTTCGCCCTGGGTGAGCAAGTCACCTTGGAAAACGCGCCCGCCGACGCCATGAGCGAACTCAACCAGTTGCGCGGCATCCTGTATCTGTTCGAAGACACCGTGCCTTTTCTTGCCAGGCAAGTCGCCCGTGCGGCCCGAACTTATTTGGACGGACTGTTGCCGCCGTTCTTCAAGGCGCTGGTGCAGCACACGGCGGATTCGAACTATTCCTGGCACACGCCAGGCCATGGCGGCGGCGTGGCCTATCGCAAGAGCCCAGTGGGGCAGGCGTTTCATCAGTTCTTCGGGGAAAATACCCTGCGCTCGGACTTGTCGGTCTCGGTGCCCGAGCTGGGTTCGCTGCTGGATCACACCGGGCCGCTGGCCGAAGCTGAAGCCCGTGCCGCGCGCAACTTTGGCGCCGACCACACCTTCTTCGTGATCAATGGCACCTCCACCGCCAACAAGATCGTCTGGCATTCCATGGTTGGGCGCGATGACCTGGTGCTGGTGGACCGTAATTGTCACAAGTCGGTGCTGCATTCGATCATCATGACCGGCGCCATCCCGCTGTACTTGTGCCCGGAGCGCAACGAACTGGGGATCATCGGCCCGATTCCCCTGAGCGAGTTCAGTCCCGAGTCGATCCGCGCCAAGATCGACGCCAGCCCCTTGACCCGTGGCCGTCCGCCGAATGTGAAGATGGCGGTGGTCACCAATTCCACCTATGACGGCCTGTGCTACAACGCCGAGTTGATCAAGCAGCAATTGGGCAACAGTGTCGAGGTGCTGCATTTTGACGAAGCGTGGTATGCCTACGCGGCGTTTCATGAGTTCTTCGCCGGGCGCTACGGCATGGGCACCTCGCGCACGCCGGACAGCCCACTGGTGTTCACCACTCACTCGACCCATAAACTGCTGGCAGCCTTCAGCCAGGCTTCGATGATCCATGTGCAGGACGGTGGCGCACGCCAGCTCGACCGTGACCGTTTCAACGAAGCCTTCATGATGCATATCTCCACGTCGCCTCAATACAGCATCATTGCCTCCCTGGACGTGGCATCGGCGATGATGGAAGGCCCGGCCGGGCGTTCACTGTTGCAGGAAATGTTCGACGAAGCCCTGAGCTTTCGTCGCGCCCTGGCCAACCTGCGCCAGCATATCGCCGCCGAGGACTGGTGGTTTTCCATCTGGCAGCCACCTTCGGTTGCGGGGATCGACAAGGTCGTCACCGCTGATTGGTTATTGCATCCCCAGGATGACTGGCATGGCTTCGGTGATGTAGCCGAAGACTACGTGCTGCTGGACCCGATCAAGGTGACGCTGGTGATGCCCGGTCTCAATGCCGGTGGTGCCTTGAGCGATTGCGGGATCCCGGCGGCGGTGGTGAGCAAATTCCTCTGGGAGCGTGGCCTGGTGGTGGAGAAGACCGGGCTGTATTCCTTCCTTGTGCTGTTCTCCATGGGCATTACCAAAGGTAAATGGAGTACCTTGCTCACCGAGCTGCTGGAATTCAAGCGTAGTTACGACGCCAATATCAGCCTGGCCAGTTGTTTGCCATCGGTGTTTGCTCAAGGGCCGACGCGCTATCAAGGCCTGGGCCTGCGCGACCTGTGTGACCAATTGCATGGCTGTTATCGCAGCAACGCCACGGCCAAGCATCTGAAGCGCATGTACACCGTATTGCCGGAAATCGCGATGAAGCCTGCCGATGCCTACGACCAATTGGTGAGGGGCGAAGTGGAGGCGGTTTCCATCGACGCCTTGCCAGGACGCATCGCAGCCGTGATGCTGGTGCCTTATCCGCCCGGCATTCCATTGATCATGCCGGGCGAGCGCTTTACCGAGTCGACGCGCTCGATCATCGACTACCTGGCGTTTGCCCGGACGTTCGATAGCAGTTTCCCCGGTTTTGTCGCCGATGTTCATGGGTTGCAACACGAAGATGACGGCAGTGGTCGTTGTTACACCGTCGATTGCATCAAGGGTTGA